DNA sequence from the Candidatus Binatia bacterium genome:
TTTCCGCCACTGCCTCAACAGAACCGAAGCTCACTGCCACGGCGCGCTCTACTCCGGGACCAGGCATGGCCGGGAGGCCCCGCAGCGCTACCGCCCCCATGAGCAGGACGAAGACTGTGGAGAATACCGCGGCGATGGTTTTCTGTCCCGGACGTGCCTGCTCGATCGGCTCATGCTGGAGATTGAGCAGCATGATCACGAACAAGAACAACACCATGATGGCCCCCGCATAAACGATCACCTGCAATGCGGCGATCATGCGGGCGTCGAGCAAGAAGAAAAATGCGGCCAAAAAGAACAAGGCCACAACCAACGACAA
Encoded proteins:
- a CDS encoding NADH-quinone oxidoreductase subunit J; the encoded protein is MSPLVFFLLAVPLVAFSLGVVLARSPVRSALSLVVALFFLAAFFFLLDARMIAALQVIVYAGAIMVLFLFVIMLLNLQHEPIEQARPGQKTIAAVFSTVFVLLMGAVALRGLPAMPGPGVERAVAVSFGSVEAVAERLFTRHALAFEVTSVLLLVAVMGAVVLARKIQR